A single Paenibacillus sp. FSL R5-0517 DNA region contains:
- a CDS encoding lactonase family protein, with product MEPVTTQETLFYTGTYASAEEPGIFLCALNADTGEMRIVNHMDGVNNPSYLALCPDGNCLYVASETDEGEVLVYRRDAATSELHLMDRKQTRGASPCYVSVSKDGQWVFSSNYSSGSVNVFPVGDQGTLGEMSAWVEHTGSGINEDRQEGPHAHSIQPDPSGQYAVVCDLGLDQIIVYRLEEGRLVTHREMDQPPGAGPRHLVFHPNSKWAYVINELNNTVTAFLYDERRGEFTTVQHISTLPEGHKGEGTAADIRVSPCGRFLYASNRGDDSIVLYHIDQESGELEAVEWTSTIGQTPRNFNILPGGILVVANQDSNNLVGFQISEEDGRLTHNGFKLELPRPVCVAPVV from the coding sequence TGGAACCAGTCACAACTCAGGAAACACTTTTCTATACAGGTACGTATGCGTCAGCGGAAGAACCAGGAATATTTCTATGTGCGTTGAATGCGGATACAGGAGAGATGCGAATCGTCAATCACATGGATGGTGTGAATAATCCGTCTTATCTGGCGCTATGCCCGGATGGCAACTGTCTGTATGTGGCGAGTGAGACGGACGAGGGAGAGGTGTTGGTGTATCGCAGAGATGCGGCAACGAGTGAACTGCACCTGATGGATCGAAAGCAGACCCGTGGAGCTTCTCCATGTTATGTGTCTGTCTCGAAGGATGGTCAGTGGGTGTTCTCATCCAACTATAGCAGCGGCAGTGTCAATGTATTTCCGGTAGGTGATCAGGGGACGCTTGGTGAGATGAGTGCATGGGTGGAGCACACGGGAAGTGGAATCAACGAAGATCGCCAGGAAGGGCCGCATGCACACTCCATTCAGCCAGATCCGTCCGGACAGTATGCTGTCGTATGTGACCTCGGTCTGGATCAGATCATTGTGTATCGGTTGGAAGAAGGACGTCTGGTAACCCATCGTGAGATGGATCAGCCACCAGGCGCAGGGCCAAGGCATCTTGTGTTCCATCCCAACTCGAAGTGGGCATATGTCATCAATGAATTAAACAACACGGTTACGGCATTCCTATACGATGAGCGCAGAGGGGAATTCACTACGGTGCAGCACATATCCACACTTCCAGAAGGGCATAAAGGCGAGGGTACCGCTGCGGACATCCGTGTATCTCCATGTGGACGTTTCCTGTATGCATCCAATCGGGGAGATGACAGCATAGTGCTCTATCATATTGATCAGGAGAGCGGTGAGCTGGAAGCCGTAGAGTGGACGTCCACCATTGGGCAGACACCGCGTAACTTCAATATTTTGCCAGGTGGAATTCTGGTCGTGGCGAATCAGGATAGCAATAACCTTGTAGGTTTCCAGATCAGCGAAGAAGACGGACGACTGACGCATAACGGGTTCAAGCTGGAACTGCCTCGTCCGGTATGTGTTGCGCCTGTGGTATAA
- a CDS encoding rhamnogalacturonan lyase, with protein sequence MGKGSLLWKRTLRTAGVSLLSSVLLVTSLGLGNTPVTHAAGARQMEYLDRGVVAVKTGTGVFVSWRLLGTEGSNVSFNVYRDGTKVNATPITNSTNLQDASGTSSSKYTVRAVVSGTEQATSAAASVWGNNYLSVPLSVPAGGTTPDGVAYTYSANDASAGDLDGDGEYELIVKWDPSNSKDNSQSGYTGEVFIDAYKLNGTRLWRIGLGKNIRAGAHYTQFMVYDLDGDGKAEVAMKTADGTRDGTGVIIGDASKDYRNSSGYVLSGPEFLTVFNGQTGKALSTVNYEPARGNVSDWGDNYGNRVDRFLAAIAYLDGERPSLVMARGYYTRTVLVAYNWRNGQLTKQWTFDSNTSGNSGYAGQGNHNLSVADVDGDGKDEIVYGAMAVDDNGKGLYTTGLHHGDAMHLSDLDPDRPGLEVFQVHETPSNAGVEFRDAGTGQLIWGVKTTKDIGRGMAADIDPRYKGAEVWADGSLYTAKGQKLGTTLPSSTNFGIWWDGDLLRELLDSNRIDKWNYTNSTTMNLLTASGVSSNNGTKSTPNLQADLFGDWREEVVWRTNDSSALRIYTTTAVTDKRIYTLMHDPVYRLGVAWQNVAYNQPPHTGFYLGEGMNPPPVPNIRYAGR encoded by the coding sequence ATGGGAAAAGGATCATTGTTGTGGAAGCGCACATTACGTACAGCCGGAGTATCCCTGCTGAGTTCCGTGTTACTGGTCACTTCGCTAGGCCTTGGCAACACGCCAGTAACACATGCAGCGGGTGCAAGACAGATGGAATATCTCGATCGCGGTGTGGTGGCTGTGAAGACGGGGACAGGTGTTTTTGTCAGTTGGCGGCTTCTGGGTACGGAAGGTTCGAATGTATCGTTTAACGTCTATCGGGACGGAACCAAGGTGAATGCTACACCCATAACGAACAGCACGAACCTTCAGGATGCAAGCGGGACAAGCAGTTCCAAATACACAGTTCGCGCAGTAGTCAGTGGAACGGAGCAGGCTACTTCAGCGGCAGCAAGCGTATGGGGCAACAACTATCTATCTGTACCGCTGAGTGTACCCGCTGGTGGGACAACACCTGATGGAGTAGCCTACACTTACAGTGCTAACGATGCTAGTGCAGGTGATCTGGATGGTGATGGTGAGTATGAATTGATCGTGAAGTGGGACCCCTCCAACTCCAAGGATAACTCTCAGAGCGGTTATACCGGAGAAGTGTTTATCGATGCCTACAAATTAAACGGAACACGCCTCTGGCGAATTGGTTTGGGCAAAAATATCCGTGCCGGCGCTCATTACACCCAGTTCATGGTGTACGATCTCGACGGTGATGGCAAAGCCGAAGTTGCGATGAAAACAGCCGATGGCACCAGGGATGGCACTGGCGTGATCATCGGGGATGCCAGCAAGGATTACCGCAATTCCAGCGGTTATGTATTATCTGGCCCCGAATTCCTGACGGTTTTCAATGGGCAGACTGGCAAAGCGCTCTCCACGGTGAATTACGAACCGGCGCGTGGCAATGTATCCGACTGGGGAGACAACTATGGCAACCGGGTGGACCGGTTCCTTGCTGCCATTGCTTATCTGGATGGGGAGCGCCCAAGCCTGGTCATGGCCCGTGGATACTACACCCGCACAGTACTGGTGGCGTATAACTGGCGGAATGGACAGCTGACCAAACAGTGGACATTTGATTCCAATACCTCGGGCAATTCGGGTTATGCCGGACAGGGCAATCACAATCTGAGTGTGGCGGACGTAGATGGAGATGGGAAAGACGAGATTGTCTATGGCGCCATGGCGGTGGATGATAACGGCAAAGGCTTATATACGACAGGGCTTCATCATGGCGATGCCATGCATCTGAGTGACTTGGACCCTGACCGCCCTGGACTTGAGGTGTTTCAGGTCCATGAGACACCGTCCAATGCCGGAGTGGAATTCCGTGATGCGGGTACAGGCCAATTAATCTGGGGAGTCAAAACAACGAAGGATATTGGACGCGGCATGGCAGCAGATATTGATCCAAGATATAAAGGTGCCGAAGTGTGGGCAGACGGCAGCCTGTACACAGCCAAAGGGCAGAAACTCGGGACAACCCTGCCTTCCTCCACGAATTTTGGGATCTGGTGGGATGGCGACCTGCTCCGTGAACTGTTGGACAGCAACCGAATCGACAAGTGGAATTATACCAACAGCACAACGATGAACCTGCTCACCGCATCCGGCGTTTCTTCCAACAACGGAACCAAGTCTACGCCGAATCTGCAGGCCGATCTCTTCGGGGACTGGAGAGAGGAAGTCGTGTGGCGGACCAATGACAGCTCAGCGCTGCGGATCTATACCACAACAGCAGTTACCGACAAACGCATCTATACGCTGATGCATGATCCGGTGTACCGTCTTGGCGTCGCTTGGCAAAATGTAGCCTACAATCAGCCGCCGCACACCGGCTTTTATCTGGGCGAAGGCATGAACCCACCACCGGTACCGAATATCCGGTATGCGGGCAGATGA